CTCCCGTACGCCCGGCCCCGCCTCCACCCGTAGGCCGTCGGGGTCCGGCCCGTCAGACCGACGCCCGCTCCAGCCGGGCCACCTCGTCCGGGGTGAGCGAGAGGTCCGCCACCCCCAGCAGCGCCGGGAGCTGCTCCACCGTGCGGGCGGACGCGATCGGGGCGGCCACCGTCGGCTGCGCGGCCAGCCAGGCCAGGGCGACCGTGGCGACGGGGGCGTCGTGGGCCTCGGCGATCTCGTCCAGGGCCGCCAGGACCCGTCGGCCCCGCTCGGTCTCCAGGTGCTTCGCCGCGCCGCCCGCCCGGGGGCTGTCGACGGCCGTCCCGGACCGGTACTTGCCGGTGAGGAATCCGGAGGCGAGGGCGTAGTACGGCACGGCGGACAGGCCGGCCCGCTCCGCGAGGTCGCGCAGTCCGCCCTCGTAGGTGTCCCGCGAGACGAGGTTGTAGTGGGGCTGGAGCGCCACGTACCGGGCGAGGTCCTCGCGGTCGGAGAACTCCAGGGACGCCGCGAGCCGCTCGGCGGAGATGTTGGAGGCGGCGATGTACCGGACCTTGCCCGCCCTCACCAGCTCGTCGAGCGCCCCGATGATCTCCTCCACCGGCACCTCGGGCTTGTCGAAGTGGGTGTAGTAGAGGTCGATGTGGTCGGTGCCCAGGCGGCGCAGCGAGGCGTCGGCGGCCGCCTTGATGTTCGCGGCGGACAGCCCCGGGTACTCGGGGTGCTGGCTGACCTTGGTGGCGAGGACGACGTCGCCGCGGTTGCCCCGGGAGGCGAGCCACTTGCCGACGATGGTCTCGGACTCGCCGCCGCTGTTGCCGTCGACCCACGCGGAGTACGAGTCGGCGGTGTCGAGGAAGTTGCCGCCCGCGGCCGTGTAGGCGTCGAGGACGGCGTAGGAGGTGTCCTGGTCAGCGGTCCAGCCGAAGACGTTGCCGCCGAGAGCGAGGGGGAAGACCTCGAGGTCCGAGGAGCCGAGCTTGCGCAGAGAAGTCATGTCCTGCGTCAACGACGACGACGGATCCGGTGATTCCGCAAGCGGGACGGAAATCCCGCGGACCGGCAGCCCTGGCGTCGGGGGGTCGCCGTCAGGACCGCCGGGGACCGGCGGGGCCGTGGACGGTGTCGGTCAGGGGGTCAGGCCCTTGCTCTGCAACCAGGCCATCGGGTCGATCCCGCCGCCGTCGCTGGTGTGGACCTCCATGTGGAGGTGGGCCCCGGTCACGTTGCCGGTGGCACCGACACGGCCGATGACGTCACCGGTGGTGACCTTCTGGCCGACGCTGACGCTGATGGACGACTGGTGGGCGTACCAGATCTCGGTGCCGTCGTCGAGGGTCAGCACCGTCTTGTAGCCGTACGAGCCCTCGTAGCCGGCCGACGTGATGGTGCCGCTGTGCACCGCCTTGAGCAGCGTGCCCGTGGGCGCGGCGAAGTCGAGGCCGGTGTGGTAGCCGGAGGACCAGTAGGCGCCGGCCTGGCCGAAGCTGGAGGAGATCGTGTACGAGGAGGTCGGCAGGGTGTACTGCTCGGCCAGCTTCGCGAGCCGCTCGGCCTCGGCCTTCTTCGCGGCCTCCTCCTCCGCCTTCTTCTTGGCGGCGGCGGCCTTGGCCTCGGCCTCCTTCTCCGCCTTGGCGGCGGCTTCCGCGGCCTTCTTCTCGGCGGCGGCCGCGGCCTCGGCGGCGGCCTTGGTCTCGACCTGGGCCTGCTGCTGCTCGGCCTGCGCCATGATCCGGGCCCGCAGCGTCTCACCGGCGTCGGGGGCGCCCTCCGCGGTGTCGGCGGTCGCGGCCACGCCGATGCCGCTGAGCGGGGCGGCGGAACCCTGCGGCTCCGGCTCCTCGTCGTCCGAGATGAGCGAGCCGACGTTGGGCAGGTCGGGCATGGAGATGGACACCGGCGGCTTGCCGGTCTGCGCGCTGGCCATCCCGCCCGCGCCGACCGCGGCTATGACACCGACGCCGAGGACGGTGGAGCTGCGGGCGAGTCCGCCGCGCTGCTTGGCCACGCGGTGCCGGCCGCGCACGGGGCGAACGGAATCCGCGGTGGGATTCCACTCCTCCCAGGGGCCCTCTTCGGTGCGGTAGCCGTCGTAGCCGAAGGTGTCGGTGTCGTGCGTGCTCGGCACGAACGGGGCCTCGGGGGCAGGCCGGTTGGACGCCACGTGGGCGTACTCCTTTCCTTCCTTCCGCCTACCGGGTTAGCTGACGGGTTCGGAGCAGGAAGGTCTCCTACGCGCGTATAACCGCCGTGTCTCCACGGCGTCGTACGAGCGATTCACCCCAAGGTGGTGGTTCCCCGGTTCCCTCGCGGGATTCGGCGCGTGCGCACGGAGCCGCCTTCTGTGACGGCTGGGACGACCGCGCTGCGTTATCGAACGTTAATAGACGCGGGGCTCGGATTCCAAGCTGTTCCTCTTGATCATTAACGAATCCGGCCGGGACGCATCCCCCAGGAGCACTGAAAACCGGACGAGTTGACCGCCCCTCAGTATTCCCCTTCACGCCGCGATTTTCTGATGGTGTATCAGTTGTTATGCGCAGGGCGGTCGTCACGTCACCGTTGGTGACAATGATCAAGCTCTTCACGCGCGGGCCGGCGTACGGCGAGCAGCGCCATGTCGTCCGCCATCCCGCCCCCGGAGTGCCGGCGCACGTCCTCGGCCAGGGCGGCGAGCAGTTCCCCCGGATGCCGGAAGACGCAGCCGGCGAGCCGCTCGTGCGGGTCGTAGAACTCGCCCCGGGCGTCCCGCGCTTCGGACAGCCCGTCGGTGTGCAGGAGCAGTGTGGCTCCGCCCGGGAAGGCGTCCTCCTGGGCCCGGTCGGGCCACACGCCCAGCTCGCCCATCCCGAGCGGCAGCGCCGACTCCCGGGCGGGCAGCGGGCGCAGGGTGCCGTCGGCGTAGAGCAGCAGCGGGGGCGGATGACCGCGGTTGACGATCCGCACGACCCCGTCGCCGTGGGGGAGTTCGGCGAGGACGGCGGTGGTGAAGCCCTCGAAGGCGTCCAGCCCGTCGCGCCGGGTGCCCTCGCGCGCCAGCGCCCGCTCCAGGCGCTGGGCCACCGCCTCCAGAGTCGCCTCCTGCTCGGCGGCCTCCCGGAAGGCGCCGATCACGACGGCGACGGCGGCCACCGCGCCCATGCCCTTGCCGCGCACGTCCCCGACGATGAGCCGGACGCCGCGCGCGCTGTCCTGCACCGCGTACAGATCACCGCCGATGAAGGCGTCGGC
This region of Streptomyces ambofaciens ATCC 23877 genomic DNA includes:
- a CDS encoding aldo/keto reductase, which codes for MTSLRKLGSSDLEVFPLALGGNVFGWTADQDTSYAVLDAYTAAGGNFLDTADSYSAWVDGNSGGESETIVGKWLASRGNRGDVVLATKVSQHPEYPGLSAANIKAAADASLRRLGTDHIDLYYTHFDKPEVPVEEIIGALDELVRAGKVRYIAASNISAERLAASLEFSDREDLARYVALQPHYNLVSRDTYEGGLRDLAERAGLSAVPYYALASGFLTGKYRSGTAVDSPRAGGAAKHLETERGRRVLAALDEIAEAHDAPVATVALAWLAAQPTVAAPIASARTVEQLPALLGVADLSLTPDEVARLERASV
- a CDS encoding M23 family metallopeptidase is translated as MASNRPAPEAPFVPSTHDTDTFGYDGYRTEEGPWEEWNPTADSVRPVRGRHRVAKQRGGLARSSTVLGVGVIAAVGAGGMASAQTGKPPVSISMPDLPNVGSLISDDEEPEPQGSAAPLSGIGVAATADTAEGAPDAGETLRARIMAQAEQQQAQVETKAAAEAAAAAEKKAAEAAAKAEKEAEAKAAAAKKKAEEEAAKKAEAERLAKLAEQYTLPTSSYTISSSFGQAGAYWSSGYHTGLDFAAPTGTLLKAVHSGTITSAGYEGSYGYKTVLTLDDGTEIWYAHQSSISVSVGQKVTTGDVIGRVGATGNVTGAHLHMEVHTSDGGGIDPMAWLQSKGLTP
- a CDS encoding PP2C family protein-serine/threonine phosphatase encodes the protein MDDEGAYARAGGRLPGDPAPDPGLGSEAVALPPTATERPRRTPYGRRLVRLLPVLLIVIAILYDIFTPRYFTAGPLYTAAPLVAAPLYSRRGTALTGVAVVAAVVGLQLSKGVAHYVDSLTELITIATVAALAVFVNAFVRRTGERLVTVREIAEAAQRAVLPEPAERIGGFEIAACYEAAQADAFIGGDLYAVQDSARGVRLIVGDVRGKGMGAVAAVAVVIGAFREAAEQEATLEAVAQRLERALAREGTRRDGLDAFEGFTTAVLAELPHGDGVVRIVNRGHPPPLLLYADGTLRPLPARESALPLGMGELGVWPDRAQEDAFPGGATLLLHTDGLSEARDARGEFYDPHERLAGCVFRHPGELLAALAEDVRRHSGGGMADDMALLAVRRPAREELDHCHQR